From Ictidomys tridecemlineatus isolate mIctTri1 chromosome 2, mIctTri1.hap1, whole genome shotgun sequence, the proteins below share one genomic window:
- the LOC101969219 gene encoding uncharacterized protein LOC101969219 isoform X1 yields the protein MIPGCWASRVRLDLPGCCRGGRASEEKATFRGQRFTEKDPEMLTQRPKNFPGPAGWLTRVPWILLLLLSSLCLCFVLLVTTLVQVSRTPGSPQAKVQDHQSNFSLGAASQEQVLSGLEQVRQQLTWINTSLGRCRGPGTAGSWGSEEQVLSGLEQVRQQLTWINTSLAALCRPCPWGWEAFQGNCYFFSRTLGTWENSVSSCQDMGAHLVIINNAAEQRFLRYWDIRKSQRTWIGLSDHNNEGSWHWVDNTPLQLSYWKEGEPNNAGNEDCAELFVEDWNDNKCTAQNFWICERPSARCPGA from the exons GCAGAGCCTCAG AGGAGAAGGCAACATTCAGAGGCCAGAGATTCACTGAGAAAGACCCCGAGATGCTCACTCAGAGGCCAAAGAACTTTCCAG GTCCTGCAGGCTGGCTGACCCGAGTCCCCTGGATTCTGTTGCTGCTTCTCAGCTCTTTGTGCCTCTGCTTTGTGCTTTTGGTGACCACCCTGGTTCAAG TTTCCAGGACCCCCGGATCCCCGCAGGCAAAGGTCCAGGATCATCAGAGCAACTTCAGCTTGG GGGCTGCTTCTCAGGAGCAGGTACTCTCAGGCTTGGAGCAGGTCCGCCAGCAGCTGACCTGGATCAACACCTCCCTGGGTAGGTGTCGGGGGCCTGGGACAGCAGGGAGCTGGGGGTCTGAGGAGCAGGTACTCTCAGGCTTGGAGCAGGTCCGTCAGCAGCTGACCTGGATCAACACCTCCCTGG CTGCCCTGTGCCGACCCTGCCCCTGGGGCTGGGAGGCATTCCAGGGAAACTGCTACTTCTTCTCTCGGACCCTGGGCACCTGGGAGAATTCCGTCTCCTCCTGCCAGGACATGGGGGCCCACCTGGTGATCATCAACAACGCTGCAGAGCAG AGGTTCCTGAGGTACTGGGACATCAGAAAGAGCCAGCGTACCTGGATCGGCCTCAGTGACCACAACAATGAAGGTTCCTGGCACTGGGTGGACAATACCCCTCTCCAGCTCAG CTACTGGAAAGAGGGGGAGCCCAACAACGCCGGAAACGAGGACTGCGCGGAGCTCTTCGTGGAGGACTGGAACGACAACAAGTGTACCGCCCAGAACTTCTGGATCTGCGAGCGGCCCTCCGCCCGCTGCCCTGGCGCCTAG
- the LOC101969219 gene encoding CD209 antigen-like protein 2 isoform X2 — MAGEHDPRVLGLPEEKATFRGQRFTEKDPEMLTQRPKNFPGPAGWLTRVPWILLLLLSSLCLCFVLLVTTLVQVSRTPGSPQAKVQDHQSNFSLGAASQEQVLSGLEQVRQQLTWINTSLGRCRGPGTAGSWGSEEQVLSGLEQVRQQLTWINTSLAALCRPCPWGWEAFQGNCYFFSRTLGTWENSVSSCQDMGAHLVIINNAAEQRFLRYWDIRKSQRTWIGLSDHNNEGSWHWVDNTPLQLSYWKEGEPNNAGNEDCAELFVEDWNDNKCTAQNFWICERPSARCPGA; from the exons AGGAGAAGGCAACATTCAGAGGCCAGAGATTCACTGAGAAAGACCCCGAGATGCTCACTCAGAGGCCAAAGAACTTTCCAG GTCCTGCAGGCTGGCTGACCCGAGTCCCCTGGATTCTGTTGCTGCTTCTCAGCTCTTTGTGCCTCTGCTTTGTGCTTTTGGTGACCACCCTGGTTCAAG TTTCCAGGACCCCCGGATCCCCGCAGGCAAAGGTCCAGGATCATCAGAGCAACTTCAGCTTGG GGGCTGCTTCTCAGGAGCAGGTACTCTCAGGCTTGGAGCAGGTCCGCCAGCAGCTGACCTGGATCAACACCTCCCTGGGTAGGTGTCGGGGGCCTGGGACAGCAGGGAGCTGGGGGTCTGAGGAGCAGGTACTCTCAGGCTTGGAGCAGGTCCGTCAGCAGCTGACCTGGATCAACACCTCCCTGG CTGCCCTGTGCCGACCCTGCCCCTGGGGCTGGGAGGCATTCCAGGGAAACTGCTACTTCTTCTCTCGGACCCTGGGCACCTGGGAGAATTCCGTCTCCTCCTGCCAGGACATGGGGGCCCACCTGGTGATCATCAACAACGCTGCAGAGCAG AGGTTCCTGAGGTACTGGGACATCAGAAAGAGCCAGCGTACCTGGATCGGCCTCAGTGACCACAACAATGAAGGTTCCTGGCACTGGGTGGACAATACCCCTCTCCAGCTCAG CTACTGGAAAGAGGGGGAGCCCAACAACGCCGGAAACGAGGACTGCGCGGAGCTCTTCGTGGAGGACTGGAACGACAACAAGTGTACCGCCCAGAACTTCTGGATCTGCGAGCGGCCCTCCGCCCGCTGCCCTGGCGCCTAG